In the genome of Dermacentor silvarum isolate Dsil-2018 chromosome 1, BIME_Dsil_1.4, whole genome shotgun sequence, one region contains:
- the LOC119443175 gene encoding tigger transposable element-derived protein 4: MSSRGKYRAKTLKEKVEILREVDAGKQSKNEIAKKHDIPRSTLSTYIRNKKTIEDSYAAETFAKDRKRIRTAKHPDLEAALLAWIKEKRSQDIPLSGPIIVAKAADFALRLNVSDFAASDGWFHRFRDRHDLVFRSVCSEAKAVDAETCTVWRNGALLDHLNRYAPSDIFNADETALFFKLLPDKMITYKGDVCAGGKRCKERVTVLLGANMTGTEKLPLFVIGKSQKPRCFKNIRTLPADYAANKKAWMTGELFKQWLRKLDRKFELGKRQILLLVDNCSAHKVEVELRAIELVFLPANTTAALQPMDQGVIKVLKSFYRRHVLEKLLLCSDNEKSYTVTLLTALHMLVRAWNQVTTETIANCFRHCGFGALNADANEVEEDVRAPVHVREVLGDVDFGDYVNVDSCAAVCGAVTDDEIIAQVVANPDVDCNYDKQHGVYD, from the exons ATGTCGTCGCGTGGAAAATACCGTGCCAAAACGTTGAAGGAAAAAGTGGAAATTCTGCGGGAAGTGGATGCAGGGAAGCAGAGTAAGAATGAAATTGCCAAAAAGCACGATATACCGAGAAGCACGCTGTCGACCTACATCCGCAATAAGAAGACTATTGAGGACTCGTACGCGGCTGAAACTTTCGCCAAGGATCGGAAGAGAATTCGTACAGCAAAGCACCCGGACCTGGAGGCAGCGTTGCTCGCATGGATTAAGGAAAAACGGAGCCAGGATATCCCATTGAGTGGCCCCATCATTGTAGCGAAGGCGGCTGATTTCGCGCTACGTCTGAACGTCTCCGACTTCGCCGCTTCGGACGGGTGGTTTCACCGCTTCAGGGACAGACACGACCTCGTTTTCCGCAGTGTGTGCAGCGAAGCCAAAGCCGTAGACGCGGAAACCTGCACCGTGTGGCGGAATGGTGCGCTACTAGACCACCTCAACAGGTACGCACCATCCGATATTTTTAATGCCGACGAGACCGCCTTGTTTTTTAAACTCTTGCCGGACAAAATGATCACCTACAAGGGGGACGTGTGTGCAGGCGGCAAACGTTGCAAAGAGCGGGTGACGGTGTTGCTCGGGGCCAATATGACTGGAACCGAGAAGCTCCCCCTATTTGTGATAGGGAAGTCGCAAAAGCCTCGATGTTTTAAGAACATTCGCACGCTGCCGGCTGACTATGCAGCAAATAAGAAGGCCTGGATGAcgggcgagcttttcaagcagTGGCTGAGGAAACTCGACCGAAAATTTGAGCTCGGCAAGAGGCAGATTCTCCTCCTCGTCGACAACTGCTCGGCGCACAAGGTGGAAGTCGAGTTGAGAGCCATTGAGCTGGTTTTTCTTCCGGCTAACACCACTGCGGCTCTTCAGCCTATGGATCAGGGCGTTATAAAAGTTTTGAAAAGCTTTTATAGACGCCACGTTCTCGAGAAGTTGCTCCTGTGCTCCGATAATGAGAAGAGCTACACCGTCACTCTGCTCACAGCCCTGCACATGCTTGTGCGTGCCTGGAATCAAGTAACCACAGAAACAATTGCGAATTGTTTCCGGCACTGTGGTTTCGGAGCCCTTAACGCAGACGCAAATGAAGTTGAAGAGGACGTCCGCGCTCCGGTTCATGTACGGGAGGTGCTCGGCGATGTGGACTTCGGCGACTACGTGAATGTCGACAGCTGCGCGGCGGTGTGCGGTGCCGTGACCGATGATGAAATCATCGCCCAAGTTGTCG CGAACCCAGATGTAGACTGCAACTATGATAAACAGCACGGCGTTTACGACTAG